A window of the Parvularcula bermudensis HTCC2503 genome harbors these coding sequences:
- a CDS encoding alkaline phosphatase D family protein → MPLIHRRTVLGGLGAAALAPALSSPALAGIGPFTRFRHGVASGDPRHDRVIIWTRVTPRSREEDRGNLLVRWRMATDPLMTQIVGQGITAATINRDFTVKVDVERLLPDRTYYYDFRIEGTFDTSPIGRTKTFPAPGAATHRLRYAFVSCSHYNAGYFHVYRAIANRADLDVVLHLGDYIYEYGPGQFGDNQLEGRALLPEKEIVTLDDYRARYALYRTDPDLQEAHRQHPFMTVWDDHETANNAWRDGAQNHTPETEGDWTTRRAAGVRAYFEWLPIRETALPSPITNEAEAVGPDTQRIWRSARYGDLADFLMLDTRLYGRDEQVGIIGPDIGDPSRSLLGPEQEQWLTDCLIASQFSGTRWRFLGQQVMFSKLIGENVEKADIAFNADQWDGYGASQERLLDTIVSGGIENLAVLTGDIHSSWAFDVPLAPYDSDTYKRFTGEGSIAVEFVTSSVTSPSIPGVETSTVIDRLGVAAMPHLKWLNLTERGYCLVDVSHERTQCEWWFVEDVRAPSGGSEYLARAYYTDDGATRLRRSRMPSLPKPSAPPA, encoded by the coding sequence GTGCCATTGATTCATCGTCGCACCGTTCTGGGTGGGCTTGGTGCTGCGGCGCTGGCCCCCGCGCTCTCCTCGCCGGCCCTTGCGGGCATCGGCCCGTTCACCCGATTTCGCCACGGCGTCGCCTCGGGCGATCCCCGCCACGACCGCGTGATCATCTGGACGCGGGTGACCCCTCGTTCCCGCGAAGAGGATCGCGGCAATCTGCTGGTCCGGTGGCGAATGGCCACAGACCCTCTGATGACCCAGATTGTGGGCCAAGGCATCACCGCCGCCACGATCAACCGTGACTTCACGGTCAAGGTCGATGTCGAGCGGTTACTGCCCGATCGAACCTATTATTACGATTTCCGGATCGAGGGGACATTCGATACCTCCCCCATCGGACGCACAAAGACGTTCCCGGCCCCCGGCGCCGCGACCCATCGCCTGCGATATGCCTTTGTCTCGTGCTCCCACTATAACGCTGGATATTTTCACGTTTATCGCGCCATTGCCAACCGTGCCGATCTCGACGTCGTTCTCCATCTCGGCGACTATATATACGAGTACGGACCAGGGCAGTTCGGCGACAACCAGCTCGAGGGTCGGGCGCTGCTGCCCGAGAAGGAAATCGTCACCCTCGACGATTATCGCGCACGATACGCGCTGTACCGAACCGACCCCGATTTGCAGGAAGCGCACCGCCAGCACCCTTTCATGACCGTGTGGGACGATCACGAAACCGCCAACAATGCCTGGCGGGACGGCGCCCAAAACCATACCCCCGAAACCGAGGGGGACTGGACAACCCGGCGGGCGGCTGGGGTTCGTGCCTATTTTGAATGGTTACCGATCCGGGAGACCGCCCTCCCCTCGCCGATCACCAATGAGGCGGAGGCCGTCGGCCCCGATACCCAACGGATCTGGCGAAGCGCCCGGTACGGTGATCTGGCGGATTTCTTGATGCTCGACACCCGTCTTTACGGACGCGACGAGCAGGTCGGCATCATCGGCCCTGACATCGGCGACCCCTCCCGCAGCCTGCTCGGCCCGGAGCAGGAACAATGGCTCACCGATTGCCTCATCGCTTCGCAATTCTCCGGCACGCGCTGGCGCTTTTTGGGGCAGCAGGTCATGTTCTCGAAATTGATCGGCGAGAATGTCGAGAAGGCCGATATCGCCTTCAACGCCGATCAGTGGGATGGCTATGGCGCTTCCCAGGAACGGTTGCTTGATACGATCGTCAGCGGCGGCATTGAGAATCTCGCCGTGCTGACGGGGGATATCCATAGTTCCTGGGCCTTTGATGTTCCCCTCGCTCCCTATGACAGCGATACCTACAAGCGGTTCACCGGCGAGGGATCGATTGCGGTTGAGTTTGTGACCTCATCGGTCACCTCGCCCTCGATCCCGGGCGTCGAGACCTCCACCGTGATCGACCGGCTGGGGGTCGCGGCCATGCCGCATCTGAAATGGCTGAACCTGACCGAACGCGGATATTGCCTCGTCGATGTCAGCCATGAGCGGACACAATGCGAATGGTGGTTCGTCGAAGATGTACGCGCACCGAGCGGGGGCAGCGAGTATCTGGCCCGTGCCTATTACACCGACGACGGGGCGACCCGCCTGCGCCGGTCG
- a CDS encoding SDR family oxidoreductase translates to MTADEHNGTPRALTPAPSYDLTGKVCFMAGGTSGINQRIAERFATAGAKVFVMSRKPEKVEATVALLREAGAESDGQAADVRDYQAIEAAVEACADRWGPLDMVLAGQAGNFPAGAAQMSANAFKSVIDIDLLGTFNVFRAAIHRCRRPGAVFLTISAPQATRPYPYQSHVCAAKAGVNMLVKCLAMEWGPVGVRVNGISPGPIDGTEGMDRLAPNEKMRETYRKQLALRTFGDRDDIADAALWLCSGGADYVTGTILEVEGGTTLGDASSVLTF, encoded by the coding sequence ATGACCGCAGATGAGCACAATGGGACGCCCCGGGCGCTGACCCCAGCCCCCTCCTATGACCTGACAGGGAAGGTCTGTTTCATGGCGGGCGGTACCTCCGGCATCAATCAGCGGATCGCCGAGCGATTTGCGACGGCCGGGGCCAAGGTCTTTGTCATGTCCCGTAAGCCGGAAAAGGTTGAGGCGACGGTGGCCCTGTTACGCGAAGCGGGGGCCGAGTCCGATGGACAGGCGGCCGATGTGCGGGACTATCAGGCGATTGAGGCCGCGGTCGAAGCCTGTGCCGACCGGTGGGGCCCCTTGGATATGGTGCTTGCGGGCCAGGCGGGCAATTTCCCCGCCGGGGCCGCCCAGATGTCGGCGAATGCCTTTAAGTCGGTGATCGACATTGACCTCTTGGGGACGTTCAATGTGTTTCGGGCGGCCATCCACCGATGTCGTCGACCCGGGGCGGTCTTTCTCACCATCTCGGCACCGCAGGCGACCCGCCCCTATCCCTATCAATCCCATGTCTGTGCGGCAAAGGCCGGTGTGAACATGCTGGTCAAATGTTTGGCGATGGAATGGGGGCCCGTCGGGGTGCGGGTCAATGGGATCTCGCCGGGGCCGATCGACGGCACCGAGGGCATGGATCGTCTCGCCCCCAACGAAAAAATGCGGGAGACCTATCGCAAGCAATTGGCCCTCAGAACATTTGGCGATCGCGATGATATTGCGGATGCGGCCCTGTGGCTTTGTTCGGGGGGCGCCGACTATGTCACGGGGACAATTCTTGAGGTCGAAGGAGGCACAACCCTTGGTGACGCCTCGTCGGTGTTGACCTTTTGA
- a CDS encoding pyruvate dehydrogenase complex E1 component subunit beta — MTIPVLMPALSPTMEEGTLAKWLKNEGDQVSAGDVIAEIETDKATMEVEAVDEGVLGKILVEAGTEGVKVNAPIAVLLEDGEDKSDIDEADLSAPAAADAAPKKGDTDKPKTSEIDQDTKKKALPDKPSRASAQAAAPEIPDDTPMVETTVRDALRDAMAEEMRRDEQVFVMGEEVAEYQGAYKVTRELLQEFGDRRVVDTPITEYGFAGLGVGAAFAGLRPIVEFMTFNFAMQAIDHIINSAAKTRYMSGGQMACPIVFRGPNAAASRVAAQHSQDYAPWYGHVPGLIVISPYSAMDAKGLLKAAIRNPNPVVFLEHELLYGEKGDVPEAEDFVLPIGKAKIARQGKDVTIVSYSRGVMFALQAADQLAQEGIEAEVVDLRTIRPMDVETVADSVRKTNRLVTVEESWGPMGIGAEIGWQVTRAAFDYLDAPPERVTQEDVPLPYAANLEKLSLPNAEKVVAAAKRVLYLDD, encoded by the coding sequence ATGACGATCCCCGTTCTGATGCCTGCTCTGTCTCCCACCATGGAGGAGGGGACCCTGGCCAAATGGTTGAAGAACGAAGGGGATCAGGTGTCCGCCGGTGACGTTATCGCCGAAATCGAAACCGACAAGGCGACGATGGAGGTTGAGGCCGTCGACGAGGGGGTCCTCGGCAAGATCTTGGTGGAGGCGGGGACCGAAGGGGTCAAAGTCAACGCCCCTATCGCCGTTCTCCTCGAAGACGGGGAAGATAAAAGCGATATTGACGAGGCGGACCTTTCCGCTCCCGCGGCGGCCGACGCGGCGCCAAAGAAGGGTGACACTGACAAACCCAAGACATCGGAAATCGATCAGGACACAAAGAAAAAAGCGCTGCCCGACAAGCCCTCCCGCGCCTCGGCGCAAGCGGCGGCGCCCGAGATCCCGGACGACACGCCGATGGTCGAGACCACGGTTCGCGATGCGTTGCGCGACGCGATGGCCGAGGAGATGCGGCGGGACGAGCAGGTCTTTGTCATGGGAGAGGAGGTTGCGGAATATCAGGGGGCCTATAAAGTCACTCGGGAGTTGCTCCAGGAATTCGGGGATCGACGAGTCGTCGATACACCGATTACGGAGTATGGCTTCGCCGGGCTCGGTGTCGGTGCCGCCTTCGCCGGGCTGCGACCGATCGTCGAGTTCATGACCTTCAACTTCGCCATGCAGGCGATCGACCATATCATCAACTCGGCCGCCAAGACCCGCTACATGTCCGGGGGACAAATGGCCTGTCCGATTGTGTTTCGGGGGCCAAATGCGGCGGCCTCGCGCGTGGCGGCTCAACACAGCCAGGACTATGCGCCCTGGTACGGCCATGTTCCCGGATTGATCGTCATCTCGCCCTATTCGGCGATGGACGCCAAAGGGCTCTTGAAGGCTGCGATCCGAAATCCCAATCCCGTGGTCTTTCTCGAGCATGAATTGCTTTACGGCGAGAAGGGGGACGTGCCTGAGGCGGAGGATTTTGTCCTGCCCATCGGGAAGGCGAAAATTGCTCGGCAGGGGAAGGATGTGACCATCGTCTCTTATTCCCGCGGTGTGATGTTCGCCCTTCAGGCCGCCGACCAACTGGCGCAGGAAGGGATTGAGGCCGAAGTCGTCGATCTCCGCACCATCAGGCCGATGGATGTCGAAACGGTCGCCGACAGTGTGCGAAAAACAAATCGCCTCGTCACCGTCGAGGAGAGCTGGGGGCCGATGGGGATCGGCGCCGAAATTGGATGGCAAGTCACCCGTGCCGCCTTCGATTATCTCGACGCCCCCCCCGAGCGGGTGACGCAGGAGGATGTCCCGCTTCCCTATGCGGCAAATCTTGAGAAGCTGAGCTTGCCCAACGCCGAGAAAGTGGTGGCCGCGGCAAAACGCGTTCTCTATCTGGACGATTAA
- a CDS encoding DUF805 domain-containing protein — MFDFLFNLEGRISRKGYLLGYLLPYFLVPLVSASLPFGSLAGFLYLWPSFVAVPIKRFHDMGVSGWYQMGVIVLLFLAGLVSFQGVVDRLPQNDFDAMWEMLNDPAVVSRLMEEAPRFALGQGLLYLVLIAQFFLFALKPGDRGRNRYGNDPLNDGRGFAD; from the coding sequence ATGTTCGATTTCCTCTTCAATCTCGAAGGCCGAATCTCTCGCAAGGGGTATTTGCTGGGATATCTGCTCCCCTACTTCTTGGTGCCTCTCGTCAGCGCTTCGCTTCCCTTCGGCTCCCTCGCCGGGTTTTTGTATCTGTGGCCATCCTTTGTCGCGGTGCCGATCAAACGGTTTCACGATATGGGGGTGTCGGGATGGTATCAGATGGGCGTCATCGTCCTTTTGTTCCTGGCGGGGCTTGTCTCTTTTCAAGGGGTGGTGGATCGCCTGCCGCAGAATGACTTTGACGCGATGTGGGAGATGCTGAACGATCCGGCGGTTGTGAGCCGACTGATGGAGGAGGCCCCCCGGTTCGCCCTCGGACAAGGCCTGCTCTATCTCGTTCTGATCGCGCAGTTTTTCCTGTTTGCCCTGAAGCCCGGGGATCGCGGACGGAACCGCTATGGCAATGATCCCTTGAACGATGGAAGGGGATTTGCCGATTGA
- a CDS encoding DUF805 domain-containing protein — protein sequence MSRWARIFAPRGRAGRREMALVTVTFLIFGSLVGAAPAGVLGGLGVLCQGVLLWLVSISVPIRRFHDMDRSWWWQALFLGGAAFGLLVMQMGIATASAVIGVAPYAWVADPATFQAALEAANEGRAVPIDPLDHTVMGGFAFALIFVLTGFGWLLFVPGSPDANRFGSPPGIREG from the coding sequence TTGAGCCGCTGGGCCAGAATATTCGCGCCGCGGGGCCGGGCCGGACGTCGGGAAATGGCGTTGGTGACGGTCACGTTCTTGATCTTTGGGTCCCTGGTCGGCGCGGCACCCGCCGGTGTGCTTGGGGGGCTTGGGGTTCTTTGCCAAGGCGTGCTCCTGTGGCTCGTGTCGATCAGTGTGCCGATCCGGCGATTTCACGATATGGATCGGTCTTGGTGGTGGCAGGCCCTCTTTCTCGGCGGCGCCGCCTTTGGCCTTCTGGTGATGCAGATGGGGATTGCGACCGCCTCGGCGGTGATCGGCGTTGCGCCCTATGCGTGGGTCGCCGACCCCGCGACTTTTCAAGCCGCACTGGAAGCGGCCAATGAGGGGCGGGCGGTCCCGATCGACCCCCTCGACCATACTGTCATGGGGGGCTTCGCCTTCGCCCTCATTTTTGTTTTGACCGGGTTCGGATGGCTATTATTCGTTCCCGGATCGCCTGATGCTAACCGGTTCGGTTCGCCGCCGGGAATACGGGAAGGATAA
- a CDS encoding pyruvate dehydrogenase complex dihydrolipoamide acetyltransferase translates to MPMPILMPALSPTMEEGTLAKWMVAEGDKISSGDVIAEIETDKATMEVEAVDDGIVGKILVESGTEAVKVNQMIGVLLEEGESADDIDLEALRSSVPTDAGEDNGAAKKDAAQSSKEATSPPKESPSESQEPSADRSAPSPTSTPSGSQSSSADAKAEGERLFASPLARRIAEQEGLSLPLIEGTGPRGRIVKRDVEKALEEGQAQPDGKGAVAGAGGGLDPRLYSPETYTAIKNDGMRKTIAKRLNQSFNQEVPHFPLNIDIDLTQLLAARERINAASPEKGSEGTYKISVNDFIVKASAQALMVVPGANASFTEEAILRHHHADIGVAVAIDGGLITPIVWRAETKGLQAISEEIRDLAGRARDKKLKPEEYQGGTFAVSNLGMFGIKSFASIVNTPHGAILSVGAGEDRPVVRNGEIVVRPIMTVTLTCDHRVVDGATGAEFLAAFKRFCEEPASMLL, encoded by the coding sequence ATGCCGATGCCGATCCTGATGCCCGCCCTGTCTCCGACGATGGAGGAGGGGACCCTCGCCAAATGGATGGTCGCGGAGGGGGACAAGATCTCTTCGGGCGATGTAATCGCTGAGATCGAGACCGACAAAGCCACGATGGAGGTCGAGGCGGTCGATGATGGAATCGTTGGCAAGATCCTCGTCGAGAGCGGCACGGAGGCCGTCAAGGTCAACCAGATGATCGGTGTGCTCCTTGAGGAGGGGGAGAGCGCCGATGATATCGATCTTGAGGCGCTTCGGTCCTCCGTCCCAACTGACGCCGGGGAGGATAATGGCGCCGCGAAGAAGGACGCGGCTCAGTCCTCCAAAGAGGCGACCTCGCCCCCTAAGGAAAGCCCGTCTGAAAGTCAGGAGCCGTCTGCGGATCGGTCGGCGCCATCGCCGACCTCAACGCCGTCGGGCTCACAGTCATCGTCCGCCGACGCGAAGGCCGAAGGTGAGCGGCTTTTCGCCTCGCCCCTCGCCCGCCGCATTGCCGAGCAGGAGGGGCTTTCCCTGCCCCTGATCGAGGGGACGGGGCCACGGGGGCGGATCGTCAAGCGGGATGTGGAGAAGGCGCTGGAGGAAGGGCAAGCGCAACCCGATGGCAAAGGGGCGGTGGCCGGAGCCGGCGGTGGGCTCGACCCCCGTCTCTACTCGCCGGAAACCTATACCGCCATCAAAAACGATGGGATGCGGAAGACCATCGCGAAGCGGCTCAACCAGAGTTTCAATCAGGAAGTTCCGCATTTCCCCCTCAATATCGATATCGATCTGACCCAGCTTTTGGCGGCGCGGGAACGTATCAATGCGGCCTCCCCCGAAAAGGGGAGCGAGGGGACCTATAAGATTTCGGTCAACGATTTTATCGTCAAGGCGAGCGCCCAAGCCCTCATGGTCGTGCCGGGCGCCAATGCGAGCTTTACCGAGGAGGCGATCCTTCGCCACCATCACGCCGATATCGGCGTGGCCGTCGCCATCGATGGCGGCTTGATCACGCCCATCGTCTGGCGGGCGGAAACCAAGGGGCTTCAGGCGATCTCGGAGGAGATTCGGGACCTTGCCGGTCGGGCGCGGGATAAAAAGCTGAAGCCTGAGGAATATCAGGGCGGCACCTTTGCCGTCTCCAATTTGGGCATGTTCGGGATCAAGAGTTTTGCCTCGATCGTCAACACGCCCCACGGGGCGATCCTTTCCGTCGGCGCGGGGGAGGACCGGCCTGTGGTCCGCAATGGGGAGATTGTCGTGCGGCCGATAATGACCGTCACGCTCACCTGCGATCACCGAGTGGTGGACGGCGCCACGGGAGCGGAATTCCTCGCGGCCTTTAAGCGGTTTTGCGAAGAACCGGCCTCAATGCTTCTCTGA
- a CDS encoding DUF6356 family protein produces the protein MSILARLFREHPASVGESYPEHARHAGRYGLLMIGGGLACLIHALLPFAFKRTGSDTILSLSDELRQRRAPPPAPAAPPPAPAEGSAKAWHPS, from the coding sequence ATGTCGATCCTCGCCCGGCTCTTTCGGGAGCACCCGGCCAGTGTGGGGGAAAGCTACCCCGAACATGCCCGTCACGCGGGCCGATATGGCCTGTTAATGATCGGTGGCGGGCTTGCCTGTTTGATCCACGCCCTTCTGCCTTTTGCGTTCAAGCGGACCGGATCGGACACGATCCTGTCCCTAAGCGATGAGCTGCGACAGCGACGCGCGCCCCCGCCCGCCCCCGCCGCGCCCCCGCCCGCCCCCGCAGAGGGCAGCGCAAAGGCGTGGCACCCCTCCTGA
- the lpdA gene encoding dihydrolipoyl dehydrogenase yields MGENTYDVVVIGGGPGGYVAAIRARQLGLSVALVEKEHLGGVCLNWGCIPTKALLRTAEIYTAMSHAAAYGLKADNIGFDLDAVVKRSRKIAGQLSSGVRYLMKKNDVTVYNGTARFVSAGDGAAVLHITDNEGGGEEIRGTHTIIATGARARTVPQAGLAPDGDKVWTAKEAMVPDQFPDRLLVVGSGAIGIEFASFYNALGAEVTVVERLDRILPVEDEEVSAFARKSFEGRGMRIHTGANVTGLEKSDAAVTVSLQTKDGDTVTETVDRVIVAIGIIGNTEDIGLEDIGVEVANGHIVVDPYLRTSVEGVYAIGDVVGPPWLAHKASHEGIICVEALAGEEEVHALDVSAIPGCTYCQPQIASIGLTEAKAREEGYDIKVGKFPFQGNGKAIALGEPEGFVKTIFDSVTGELLGAHLVGAEVTELIQGFGIAKTLEATEQELFHTVFPHPTLSEMMHESALDAFDRVIHT; encoded by the coding sequence ATGGGTGAGAACACATACGACGTGGTGGTGATCGGCGGTGGACCGGGCGGCTATGTCGCGGCCATCCGGGCACGGCAATTGGGCCTGTCCGTGGCGCTGGTGGAAAAGGAGCATCTGGGGGGGGTGTGCCTCAATTGGGGCTGTATTCCGACCAAGGCGCTATTACGGACGGCGGAGATCTATACCGCAATGTCTCATGCGGCGGCTTATGGGCTGAAGGCGGACAATATCGGGTTCGATCTCGATGCCGTGGTGAAGCGCTCACGCAAGATCGCCGGTCAATTATCCTCAGGTGTCCGTTATCTGATGAAAAAGAACGACGTGACCGTCTATAACGGAACCGCGCGATTTGTCTCCGCCGGCGACGGCGCCGCCGTCCTCCATATCACCGATAATGAGGGGGGTGGGGAGGAGATCAGGGGAACCCATACCATCATCGCCACCGGCGCGCGTGCCCGTACTGTGCCCCAGGCCGGATTGGCCCCGGATGGGGACAAGGTGTGGACGGCAAAGGAAGCGATGGTCCCCGATCAGTTCCCCGATCGCCTGCTAGTCGTCGGTTCGGGGGCCATCGGGATCGAATTTGCCAGCTTCTATAATGCCCTCGGCGCGGAGGTGACGGTCGTCGAACGTCTCGACCGGATCTTGCCGGTGGAGGATGAAGAGGTATCCGCCTTTGCGCGCAAGAGCTTTGAGGGGCGGGGGATGCGCATTCACACAGGCGCCAATGTAACGGGGCTTGAGAAATCCGATGCCGCCGTCACCGTCAGTCTTCAGACGAAGGATGGAGACACAGTGACCGAAACCGTCGATCGCGTGATCGTGGCCATCGGCATTATCGGCAATACGGAGGATATCGGCCTGGAAGATATCGGTGTCGAAGTGGCCAACGGCCATATTGTCGTCGACCCTTATCTCCGAACGTCGGTCGAAGGGGTTTATGCGATCGGTGATGTGGTCGGCCCCCCCTGGCTCGCCCATAAGGCCAGCCATGAGGGCATTATCTGTGTTGAAGCGCTGGCGGGGGAGGAAGAGGTGCATGCCCTCGATGTCAGCGCCATTCCGGGCTGCACCTATTGCCAGCCCCAGATCGCGTCCATTGGCTTGACCGAAGCCAAGGCGCGGGAAGAGGGCTATGACATTAAGGTCGGGAAATTTCCCTTCCAAGGCAATGGGAAGGCGATCGCTCTTGGTGAGCCTGAGGGGTTTGTCAAAACGATCTTCGATTCAGTCACCGGCGAATTGCTTGGCGCCCATCTGGTCGGGGCAGAGGTCACCGAGCTGATCCAGGGGTTTGGGATTGCCAAGACCCTGGAAGCGACCGAGCAGGAACTCTTCCATACGGTCTTTCCGCACCCCACGCTCAGCGAGATGATGCATGAGAGTGCCCTCGATGCCTTTGACCGGGTGATCCATACCTGA
- the pdhA gene encoding pyruvate dehydrogenase (acetyl-transferring) E1 component subunit alpha, translated as MAQSPSNDTISGDQLLEDYRMMLLIRRFEERAGQLYGMGHIGGFCHLYIGQEAVVTGLEALREEGDQVITGYRDHGHMLACGMDPKGVMAELTGRDGGYSKGKGGSMHMFSTDKAFYGGHGIVGAQVPIGAGIAFANKYRKNDNVCFTYFGDGAANQGQVFEAMNMAELWDLPVVFVIENNQYAMGTAVKRASADTHLCRRGASFGIPGKEVDGMDVVAVRQEAKEAVDHARNGGGPYVLEMKTYRYRGHSMSDPAKYRTRQEVDDMRTHSDPIERCKKRLLDGEYADEETLKSIDTEIKAQIKEAADFALESPEPASKELYTDVVA; from the coding sequence ATGGCCCAATCCCCCTCTAACGACACTATTTCCGGCGATCAGCTTCTCGAAGATTATCGCATGATGCTGCTGATCAGGCGCTTCGAAGAGCGTGCCGGCCAGCTTTACGGGATGGGACATATAGGGGGGTTCTGTCACCTCTATATCGGGCAAGAGGCTGTGGTCACCGGGCTCGAGGCGCTGCGGGAAGAGGGGGACCAGGTCATCACCGGCTATCGCGACCACGGCCACATGCTGGCCTGCGGCATGGATCCCAAAGGGGTGATGGCGGAACTGACCGGGCGCGATGGCGGCTATTCCAAAGGCAAGGGCGGGTCGATGCACATGTTTTCGACCGACAAGGCCTTTTATGGGGGGCACGGAATTGTCGGAGCGCAGGTGCCGATCGGTGCCGGGATCGCCTTCGCCAATAAATATCGCAAAAACGACAATGTCTGTTTTACCTATTTTGGCGATGGGGCAGCCAATCAGGGACAGGTCTTCGAAGCGATGAATATGGCGGAGCTTTGGGACTTGCCCGTGGTCTTCGTCATTGAAAACAATCAGTATGCGATGGGAACGGCGGTCAAGCGCGCGTCCGCCGATACCCATCTCTGCCGGCGGGGGGCAAGCTTTGGCATCCCCGGCAAAGAAGTCGACGGGATGGATGTCGTCGCCGTACGCCAGGAAGCAAAAGAAGCCGTCGACCATGCGCGCAATGGCGGTGGCCCCTATGTCCTCGAAATGAAGACCTATCGCTATCGCGGTCATTCAATGTCCGACCCGGCGAAATATCGGACACGGCAAGAGGTGGACGATATGCGCACCCACTCTGACCCCATTGAACGGTGCAAGAAGCGCCTTCTCGATGGAGAGTATGCCGATGAAGAAACGCTGAAATCGATCGATACTGAGATCAAGGCACAAATCAAGGAGGCGGCGGATTTCGCGTTGGAAAGTCCTGAGCCGGCTTCAAAAGAACTCTATACTGACGTTGTCGCATAG